Proteins co-encoded in one Arachis hypogaea cultivar Tifrunner chromosome 13, arahy.Tifrunner.gnm2.J5K5, whole genome shotgun sequence genomic window:
- the LOC112737443 gene encoding uncharacterized protein: protein MTRTLSLPCLSSSILHTRKPTTSSSSFIFTPHGHGHRRFHFLSPCSSLKQTKKKQQEQLRKVTTAPSTIKRLFSPNDDVDVDADKNNEPDSSSSSSTLTGTLLAGLLLVGTVGGFASVGYFYKDQINSFLSQFSVFIEGYGPAGYALFVAVYAGLEILAIPAIPLTMSAGLLFGSVIGTIIVSISGTVAASVAFLIARYFARERILKLVEGNKKFLAIDKAIGENGFRVVTLLRLSPLLPFSLGNYLYGLTSVKFVPYVLGSWLGMLPGTWAYVSAGAFGRAIIQEESDLNVLGGSNQLLTLGLGLLATGLAAAYVTRLAKDAIKDIE, encoded by the exons ATGACGCGCACACTCTCATTGCCATGCCTCTCCTCTTCCATTCTTCACACTCGCAAACCCAccacctcttcttcttccttcatctTCACTCCCCACGGCCATGGGCACCGCCGCTTCCACTTCCTCTCTCCATGCTCTTCCCTCAAGCAGACCAAGAAGAAGCAGCAGGAGCAGCTCCGCAAGGTCACCACTGCTCCTTCCACCATCAAGCGTCTTTTTAGCCCCAACGACGACGTCGATGTCGACGCCGATAAGAACAACGAACCtgactcctcctcctcctcctccaccttGACCGGCACACTCCTCGCCGGTCTGTTGCTTGTCGGCACCGTTGGCGGCTTTGCCTCTGTTGGCTATTTCTACAAGGACCAAATCAACTCATTCCTCAGTCAGTTCTCCGTCTTCATCGAAG GTTATGGTCCAGCTGGATATGCATTATTTGTAGCAGTTTATGCTGGATTGGAG ATACTTGCAATTCCTGCTATTCCTTTAACAATGTCAGCAGGACTTCTTTTTGGGTCTGTTATTGGCACCATCATAGTCTCCATTAGTGGAACA GTGGCAGCAAGTGTTGCTTTTTTAATTGCACGATATTTTGCTCGTGAGCGGATTTTGAAACTTGTGGAAGGAAACAAGAAGTTTCTTGCTATTGACAAAGCAATTGGAGAGAATGGGTTCAGGGTTGTAACCCTGCTTCGTTTGAGCCCTCTGCTCCCATTTTCTTTGGGGAATTATTTATATGGATTAACATCTGTCAAGTTTGTTCCATATGTATTGGGAAG TTGGTTGGGGATGCTTCCAGGAACATGGGCTTACGTTAGTGCTGGTGCTTTTGGAAGAGCAATAATT CAAGAAGAATCTGATCTTAATGTACTTGGAGGAAGCAATCAGCTGCTGACGCTTGGGCTAGGACTGTTAGCCACTGGATTAGCTGCTGCATATGTAACTCGACTTGCAAAG GATGCTATAAAGGATATTGAGTAG
- the LOC112737441 gene encoding DEAD-box ATP-dependent RNA helicase FANCM isoform X2, which yields MYNYFRWFPQGKIVFTAPSRPLVMQQIEACHNIVGIPQKWTIDMTGQISPPKRACFWKTKRVFFVTPQVLEKDIHSGICLVKYLVCLVIDEAHRATGNYSYCEAVRELMAVPVQLRILALTATPGSKKQTVQHVIDNLHVSKLEYRSEVNHDVIPYVHNRKIELVEVAMGQDAAEINDKLLDVIRPIVARLNDIGVIQNRNYRTLSPCTLLEIREKFRQGHRQDLSNINNVDVEGYFGVLITLYYIHKLLSSHGVRPAQEMLERKLKQGFFAKYMSKNEVMLKARQLMQQSLSHGASSPKLSKMLEVLHDHFKTNDPKSSRVIIFSNYRESVRDIMGALGNIGEPVRATEFIGQSSGKAMKGQSQKVQQAVLKKFRSGAYNVIVATSIGEEGLDIMEVDLVISFDANISPLRMIQRMGRTGRKHDGRVVILACEGSELNGYLRKKAKSKTISKHMRNGGVDSFNFHPSPRMIPHVFKPEVQYVEMSIEKFIPREKNVKDVPLPFSPSKDKLTVAEMDLLKMYFHSTEENTSRLSLIAFPYFQTFPSRIHKVKHSLRTMMLIDAMQHLQGLEMCPGNDKTTLQEGSCLGNSKPFSISEAKHDTESCYRHTMERNVDTVNCMNLDSHPLRIKTKDTIDLTIQEDSTFDDLIEHEEDSLQGDEIVPETPVANKSASNGGDNAGETTNLLVKTSLFPEDVCINGIREGEFSPRLTDFITSGVVPESPVDDEQEKSRGKSIIRDCILPVRLHEEQDTCPLSSMRSEKVVIEGSTGKNVSDSPVDNGTRTPLLELKNSAIKRRRIIISQTEEGHSHMSDPSFREESHLSSGKMPGTVSIQPLRKFKRLRKAADGDSKVNQENNDPTRYKHVQSHFGKRKSTNDVRDFIEEEAEVSAEANVSSDEDGEDDVSYDSFIDDRTNPIGESQPEVSRVDMMAIYRRSLLSQTQINGSYSSSAMFSPDSVTNGSGGSSGKTVMSHVHGNCIDQEKVPSTSSLTGNVTSRKRLSLYHSGGHLPTMNLEQEFALQSKKDLVDAPDFTVDYQCDDQFYNDLDLDELEAQAISLHKKKLGLSTQKQDAIPLPPSLKEDSFWAPSFDLGI from the exons ATGTATAACTACTTCAGATGGTTTCCTCAAG GAAAAATAGTCTTTACTGCTCCTTCTCGACCACTTGTCATGCAGCAGATAGAAGCATGCCATAATATTGTTGGAATACCCCAG AAATGGACAATTGATATGACGGGTCAAATAAGTCCTCCCAAAAGAGCTTGTTTTTGGAAAACAAAGCGGGTTTTCTTTGTCACCCCACAAGTGTTGGAGAAAGATATTCATTCTG GTATATGCTTAGTAAAGTACTTGGTGTGTTTGGTTATTGATGAAGCTCACAGAGCTACAGGAAATTACTCTTATTGTGAAGCTGTTCGTGAG CTGATGGCTGTACCAGTGCAACTTAGAATATTAGCATTAACTGCAACCCCAGGAT CAAAGAAGCAGACAGTCCagcatgttattgataatcttcATGTCTCCAAGCTTGAATATCGCAGTGAAGTTAACCATGACGTTATCCCATATGTTCATAACAGGAAGATAGAGTTGGTAGAG GTTGCAATGGGCCAAGATGCTGCAGAAATAAATGATAAGCTTTTGGATGTCATACGTCCAATAGTAGCAAGGCTTAATGATATTGGGGTCATTCAGAATAGAAATTATCGTACT TTGAGCCCTTGTACGTTACTTGAAATAAGGGAAAAGTTTCGTCAAGGACATAGGCAAGACCTTTCTAATATCAACAATGTAGATGTCGAAGGGTATTTTGGGGTTCTTATCACTCTTTATTACATCCATAAGCTACTTTCAAGTCATGGAGTAAGGCCAGCACAAGAAAtgcttgaaagaaaattgaagcaAGG GTTTTTCGCAAAATATATGAGTAAAAATGAAGTTATGCTGAAAGCAAGGCAACTGATGCAGCAAAGCTTGTCTCATGGAGCATCTAGTCCTAAGCTCTCCAAAATGCTAGAAGTACTACATGATCATTTCA AAACCAATGATCCCAAAAGTTCAAGGGTGATTATCTTCTCCAATTATAGAGAGAGTGTCAG GGACATTATGGGTGCACTTGGAAACATTGGGGAACCAGTCAGAGCTACAGAGTTTATTGGTCAAAGTTCAG GGAAAGCAATGAAAGGTCAGTCCCAAAAAGTTCAACAGGCTGTGCTGAAG AAATTTCGGTCCGGTGCCTACAATGTTATTGTTGCTACATCAATTGGTGAAGAAGGTCTAGATATAATGGAAGTTGATCTTGTCATATCTTTTGATGCAAATATTTCACCACTTAGAATGATTCAGCGAATGGGAAGAACTGGAAGAAAGCATGATGGACGAGTTG TAATTTTAGCTTGTGAAGGGTCAGAGTTGAATGGCTACTTGCGGAAGAAGGCAAAGAGCAAGACTATAAGTAAACACATGCGAAATGGGGGTGTAGATAGCTTCAACTTTCATCCTAGTCCAAGAATG ATTCCCCATGTCTTCAAACCTGAAGTTCAATATGTTGAGATGTCAATTGAGAAATTTATTCCCCGTGAAAAGAATGTGAAAGATGTccctcttccattttctccatCCAAAGATAAACTCACTGTTGCTGAAATGGATTTACTTAAAATGTATTTCCATTCTACTGAGGAAAATACAAGTAGATTGTCTCTCATTGCCTTTCCTTACTTTCAAACCTTTCCTTCTAGAATTCATAAAGTGAAGCATTCCCTTAGAACAATGATGCTTATAGACGCAATGCAGCATTTGCAAGGATTAGAAATGTGTCCCGGAAATGACAAAACTACTCTTCAG GAAGGTTCGTGTTTAGGAAATAGCAAGCCGTTTTCCATTTCTGAGGCCAAACATG ACACTGAATCATGCTATAGGCATACAATGGAAAGGAATGTTGACACCGTAAATTGTATGAACTTGGATTCCCATCCTTTGAGGATTAAAACCAAAGATACTATTGATCTAACTATACAAGAAGATAGTACTTTCGATGACTTGATTGAGCATGAAGAGGATTCACTCCAGGGTGATGAGATAGTTCCCGAGACTCCGGTTGCTAATAAAAGTGCATCAAATGGAGGAGATAATGCTGGTGAAACGACCAACCTTTTGGTCAAGACTTCATTGTTTCCAGAAGATGTATGCATTAATGGCATTAGAGAAGGAGAATTTAGTCCTCGCTTAACTGATTTCATTACAAGTGGTGTTGTTCCAGAGTCTCCAGTTGATGATGAACAAG AGAAATCAAGAGGCAAGTCTATAATTCGAGACTGTATTTTGCCTGTTCGACTCCACGAAGAACAGGATACATGTCCCTTGAGTTCTATGCGAAGTGAAAAAGTTGTAATTGAGGGCAGTACTGGAAAGAATGTCTCTGATTCTCCAGTAGATAATGGAACTCGAACTCCTTTACTTGAGTTGAAGAATTCTGCAATTAAAAGACGACGCATCATTATTTCCCAAACTGAGGAAGGTCACTCACACATGTCTGACCCAAGCTTCAGGGAAGAATCACATTTAAGCTCTGGTAAAATGCCTGGAACTGTAAGTATTCAACCTTTGCGCAAATTTAAAAGGTTGCGGAAAGCTGCAGATGGTGACAGCAAAGTTAATCAGGAAAACAATGATCCCACCCGATATAAGCATGTTCAAAGTCATTTTG GTAAAAGGAAATCAACGAATGATGTGAGAGACTTCATTGAGGAGGAAGCTGA GGTTTCTGCAGAGGCAAATGTATCTAGTGACGAAGATGGAGAAGATGATGTTTCTTATGACAGTTTCATTGATGACAGGACAAACCCTATAGGAGAAAGTCAGCCTGAAGTTAGTAGAGTGGACATGATGGCAATTTACAG GCGTTCTTTGCTTAGTCAAACGCAGATAAATGGAAGTTACAGCTCTTCTGCCATGTTCAGCCCTGACAGTGTTACTAATGGAAGTGGGGGCTCTTCAGGCAAGACAGTAATGAGTCATGTTCATGGCAACTGCATAGACCAAGAAAAAGTGCCTTCAACTAGTTCCCTTACAGGAAACGTTACAAGTCGTAAAAGATTGTCCCTTTATCATTCAGGAGGACACCTTCCAACTATGAACCTTGAACAAGAATTTGCACTTCAATCAAAGAAAGACTTGGTGGATGCCCCTGATTTTACTGTGGATTATCAATGTGATGATCAATTTTATAACGACCTTGATCTTGATGAGTTGGAGGCACAAGCAATCTCACTTCATAAAAAGAAATTAGGTTTGTCAACTCAGAAGCAAGATGCAATCCCTCTACCTCCCTCTCTGAAGGAAGATAGCTTTTGGGCTCCATCGTTTGACCTCGGCATATGA
- the LOC112737441 gene encoding DEAD-box ATP-dependent RNA helicase FANCM isoform X1, whose amino-acid sequence MIEMTSNNPYEIIDDDDEGFDWEAAAREIDVVCQQSKCVSSSGCDANGKAKAKGNNGDSSRQSTLDQFVVTAKKEAPVLQAQHEEEEVPTSAIHHIDADAAKTWIYPVNVPLRDYQFAITKSALFSNTLVALPTGLGKTLIAAVVMYNYFRWFPQGKIVFTAPSRPLVMQQIEACHNIVGIPQKWTIDMTGQISPPKRACFWKTKRVFFVTPQVLEKDIHSGICLVKYLVCLVIDEAHRATGNYSYCEAVRELMAVPVQLRILALTATPGSKKQTVQHVIDNLHVSKLEYRSEVNHDVIPYVHNRKIELVEVAMGQDAAEINDKLLDVIRPIVARLNDIGVIQNRNYRTLSPCTLLEIREKFRQGHRQDLSNINNVDVEGYFGVLITLYYIHKLLSSHGVRPAQEMLERKLKQGFFAKYMSKNEVMLKARQLMQQSLSHGASSPKLSKMLEVLHDHFKTNDPKSSRVIIFSNYRESVRDIMGALGNIGEPVRATEFIGQSSGKAMKGQSQKVQQAVLKKFRSGAYNVIVATSIGEEGLDIMEVDLVISFDANISPLRMIQRMGRTGRKHDGRVVILACEGSELNGYLRKKAKSKTISKHMRNGGVDSFNFHPSPRMIPHVFKPEVQYVEMSIEKFIPREKNVKDVPLPFSPSKDKLTVAEMDLLKMYFHSTEENTSRLSLIAFPYFQTFPSRIHKVKHSLRTMMLIDAMQHLQGLEMCPGNDKTTLQEGSCLGNSKPFSISEAKHDTESCYRHTMERNVDTVNCMNLDSHPLRIKTKDTIDLTIQEDSTFDDLIEHEEDSLQGDEIVPETPVANKSASNGGDNAGETTNLLVKTSLFPEDVCINGIREGEFSPRLTDFITSGVVPESPVDDEQEKSRGKSIIRDCILPVRLHEEQDTCPLSSMRSEKVVIEGSTGKNVSDSPVDNGTRTPLLELKNSAIKRRRIIISQTEEGHSHMSDPSFREESHLSSGKMPGTVSIQPLRKFKRLRKAADGDSKVNQENNDPTRYKHVQSHFGKRKSTNDVRDFIEEEAEVSAEANVSSDEDGEDDVSYDSFIDDRTNPIGESQPEVSRVDMMAIYRRSLLSQTQINGSYSSSAMFSPDSVTNGSGGSSGKTVMSHVHGNCIDQEKVPSTSSLTGNVTSRKRLSLYHSGGHLPTMNLEQEFALQSKKDLVDAPDFTVDYQCDDQFYNDLDLDELEAQAISLHKKKLGLSTQKQDAIPLPPSLKEDSFWAPSFDLGI is encoded by the exons ATGATCGAAATGACATCCAATAACCCTTACGAAATCATAGACGATGATGATGAG GGGTTTGATTGGGAAGCAGCTGCAAGAGAAATCGACGTCGTTTGCCAACAAAGCAAGTGTGTTAGCAGCAGTGGCTGTGATGCAAACGGGAAGGCGAAGGCGAAGGGAAACAATGGCGACTCATCCCGGCAATCCACTCTCGATCAGTTTGTGGTCACTGCCAAGAAGGAAGCCCCAGTGCTTCAGGCCCaacacgaagaagaagaagtcCCAACCTCCGCCATCCACCACATTGATGCCGACGCAGCCAAAACTTGGATATACCCTG ttaaTGTTCCTCTCCGCGACTATCAATTTGCCATCACCAAATCCGCACTTTTTTCAAACACATTGGTGGCATTGCCAACAGGATTAGGCAAGACACTTATCGCTGCTGTTGTTATGTATAACTACTTCAGATGGTTTCCTCAAG GAAAAATAGTCTTTACTGCTCCTTCTCGACCACTTGTCATGCAGCAGATAGAAGCATGCCATAATATTGTTGGAATACCCCAG AAATGGACAATTGATATGACGGGTCAAATAAGTCCTCCCAAAAGAGCTTGTTTTTGGAAAACAAAGCGGGTTTTCTTTGTCACCCCACAAGTGTTGGAGAAAGATATTCATTCTG GTATATGCTTAGTAAAGTACTTGGTGTGTTTGGTTATTGATGAAGCTCACAGAGCTACAGGAAATTACTCTTATTGTGAAGCTGTTCGTGAG CTGATGGCTGTACCAGTGCAACTTAGAATATTAGCATTAACTGCAACCCCAGGAT CAAAGAAGCAGACAGTCCagcatgttattgataatcttcATGTCTCCAAGCTTGAATATCGCAGTGAAGTTAACCATGACGTTATCCCATATGTTCATAACAGGAAGATAGAGTTGGTAGAG GTTGCAATGGGCCAAGATGCTGCAGAAATAAATGATAAGCTTTTGGATGTCATACGTCCAATAGTAGCAAGGCTTAATGATATTGGGGTCATTCAGAATAGAAATTATCGTACT TTGAGCCCTTGTACGTTACTTGAAATAAGGGAAAAGTTTCGTCAAGGACATAGGCAAGACCTTTCTAATATCAACAATGTAGATGTCGAAGGGTATTTTGGGGTTCTTATCACTCTTTATTACATCCATAAGCTACTTTCAAGTCATGGAGTAAGGCCAGCACAAGAAAtgcttgaaagaaaattgaagcaAGG GTTTTTCGCAAAATATATGAGTAAAAATGAAGTTATGCTGAAAGCAAGGCAACTGATGCAGCAAAGCTTGTCTCATGGAGCATCTAGTCCTAAGCTCTCCAAAATGCTAGAAGTACTACATGATCATTTCA AAACCAATGATCCCAAAAGTTCAAGGGTGATTATCTTCTCCAATTATAGAGAGAGTGTCAG GGACATTATGGGTGCACTTGGAAACATTGGGGAACCAGTCAGAGCTACAGAGTTTATTGGTCAAAGTTCAG GGAAAGCAATGAAAGGTCAGTCCCAAAAAGTTCAACAGGCTGTGCTGAAG AAATTTCGGTCCGGTGCCTACAATGTTATTGTTGCTACATCAATTGGTGAAGAAGGTCTAGATATAATGGAAGTTGATCTTGTCATATCTTTTGATGCAAATATTTCACCACTTAGAATGATTCAGCGAATGGGAAGAACTGGAAGAAAGCATGATGGACGAGTTG TAATTTTAGCTTGTGAAGGGTCAGAGTTGAATGGCTACTTGCGGAAGAAGGCAAAGAGCAAGACTATAAGTAAACACATGCGAAATGGGGGTGTAGATAGCTTCAACTTTCATCCTAGTCCAAGAATG ATTCCCCATGTCTTCAAACCTGAAGTTCAATATGTTGAGATGTCAATTGAGAAATTTATTCCCCGTGAAAAGAATGTGAAAGATGTccctcttccattttctccatCCAAAGATAAACTCACTGTTGCTGAAATGGATTTACTTAAAATGTATTTCCATTCTACTGAGGAAAATACAAGTAGATTGTCTCTCATTGCCTTTCCTTACTTTCAAACCTTTCCTTCTAGAATTCATAAAGTGAAGCATTCCCTTAGAACAATGATGCTTATAGACGCAATGCAGCATTTGCAAGGATTAGAAATGTGTCCCGGAAATGACAAAACTACTCTTCAG GAAGGTTCGTGTTTAGGAAATAGCAAGCCGTTTTCCATTTCTGAGGCCAAACATG ACACTGAATCATGCTATAGGCATACAATGGAAAGGAATGTTGACACCGTAAATTGTATGAACTTGGATTCCCATCCTTTGAGGATTAAAACCAAAGATACTATTGATCTAACTATACAAGAAGATAGTACTTTCGATGACTTGATTGAGCATGAAGAGGATTCACTCCAGGGTGATGAGATAGTTCCCGAGACTCCGGTTGCTAATAAAAGTGCATCAAATGGAGGAGATAATGCTGGTGAAACGACCAACCTTTTGGTCAAGACTTCATTGTTTCCAGAAGATGTATGCATTAATGGCATTAGAGAAGGAGAATTTAGTCCTCGCTTAACTGATTTCATTACAAGTGGTGTTGTTCCAGAGTCTCCAGTTGATGATGAACAAG AGAAATCAAGAGGCAAGTCTATAATTCGAGACTGTATTTTGCCTGTTCGACTCCACGAAGAACAGGATACATGTCCCTTGAGTTCTATGCGAAGTGAAAAAGTTGTAATTGAGGGCAGTACTGGAAAGAATGTCTCTGATTCTCCAGTAGATAATGGAACTCGAACTCCTTTACTTGAGTTGAAGAATTCTGCAATTAAAAGACGACGCATCATTATTTCCCAAACTGAGGAAGGTCACTCACACATGTCTGACCCAAGCTTCAGGGAAGAATCACATTTAAGCTCTGGTAAAATGCCTGGAACTGTAAGTATTCAACCTTTGCGCAAATTTAAAAGGTTGCGGAAAGCTGCAGATGGTGACAGCAAAGTTAATCAGGAAAACAATGATCCCACCCGATATAAGCATGTTCAAAGTCATTTTG GTAAAAGGAAATCAACGAATGATGTGAGAGACTTCATTGAGGAGGAAGCTGA GGTTTCTGCAGAGGCAAATGTATCTAGTGACGAAGATGGAGAAGATGATGTTTCTTATGACAGTTTCATTGATGACAGGACAAACCCTATAGGAGAAAGTCAGCCTGAAGTTAGTAGAGTGGACATGATGGCAATTTACAG GCGTTCTTTGCTTAGTCAAACGCAGATAAATGGAAGTTACAGCTCTTCTGCCATGTTCAGCCCTGACAGTGTTACTAATGGAAGTGGGGGCTCTTCAGGCAAGACAGTAATGAGTCATGTTCATGGCAACTGCATAGACCAAGAAAAAGTGCCTTCAACTAGTTCCCTTACAGGAAACGTTACAAGTCGTAAAAGATTGTCCCTTTATCATTCAGGAGGACACCTTCCAACTATGAACCTTGAACAAGAATTTGCACTTCAATCAAAGAAAGACTTGGTGGATGCCCCTGATTTTACTGTGGATTATCAATGTGATGATCAATTTTATAACGACCTTGATCTTGATGAGTTGGAGGCACAAGCAATCTCACTTCATAAAAAGAAATTAGGTTTGTCAACTCAGAAGCAAGATGCAATCCCTCTACCTCCCTCTCTGAAGGAAGATAGCTTTTGGGCTCCATCGTTTGACCTCGGCATATGA